One genomic region from Mauremys reevesii isolate NIE-2019 linkage group 7, ASM1616193v1, whole genome shotgun sequence encodes:
- the EIF3A gene encoding eukaryotic translation initiation factor 3 subunit A isoform X5: protein MPVYFQRPENALKRANEFLEVGKKQPALDVLYDVMKSKKHRTWQKIHEPIMLKYLELCVDLRKSHLAKEGLYQYKNICQQVNIKSLEDVVRAYLKLAEEKTEAAKEESQQMVLDIEDLDNIQTPESVLLSAVSGEDTQDRTDRLLLTPWVKFLWESYRQCLDLLRNNSRVERLYHDIAQQAFKFCLQYTRKAEFRKLCDNLRMHLGQIQRHHNQSTAINLSNPESQSMHLETRLVQLDSAISMELWQEAFKAVEDIHGLFSLSKKPPKPQLMANYYHKVSTVFWKSGNALFHASTLHRLYHLSREMRKNLTQEEMQRMSTRVLLATLSIPITPERTDIARLLDMDGIIVEKQRRLATLLGLQAPPTRISLINDMVRFNVVQHVVPEVKDLYNWLEVDFHPLKLCDRVTKVLNWVRDQVEKEPELQLYVPHLQNNTILRLLQQVAQIYQTIDFSRLTTLVPFVDAFQLERAIVDAARHCDLQVRLDHTSRTLSFGSDLNYSTREDAPLGPQLQSMPSEQIRNQLTAMSSALAKALEVIKPPNIVQEKEEQHQLAVTAYLKNSRKEHQRILARRQTIEERKERLESLNIQREKEELEQREAELQKVRKAEEERLRQEAKEREKERILQEHEQIKKKTVRERLEQIKKTELGAKAFKDIDIEDLEELDPDFIMAKQVEQLEKEKKELQERLKNQEKKIDYFERAKRLEEIPLIKTAYEEQRIRDMDLWEQQEEERISTMQLEREKALEHKNRMSRMVEDKDLFVSRLKAARQSIYQEKLKQFEERLAEERHNRLEERKRQRKEERRISYYREKEEEEQRLQEEKMLKELEEKERIEREKREEEQREYQERVRKLEEVERKKRQREQEIEERERRREEERRGLDDPLSRRESRWGDRDADNTWRRTAEPESEWRRAPPEREWRRGEGRDDERPFRRGDDLLRRGGVEEKEPSSREANEDRAPKQDVDQDREPMRGVDEDGEPRRDEDREPRRDEDGEPKRDEDGGPRRGVDEDGGPRRGVDQDRGSWRTADDDRGPRRGLDDDRGPRRGLDDDRGPRRGLDDDRGPRRGLDDDRGPRRGLDDDRGSWRTADEDRGPRRGLDEDRGPRRGLDEDRGPRRGLDEDRGPRRGLDEDRGSWRTADDDRGPRRGLDDDRGPRRGLDDDRGPRRGLDDDRGSWRTADDDRGPRRGLDDDRISRRDEDRGPWRSADEDRLSRRDDDRGPWRGGDDDRGPRRSDDSRPGPWRPFGKPGGWREREKAREDSWGPPRDSRPSEDRELDRDKDIDENEKDREFDKDRDLDRDDRFRRPRDEAGWRRGPAEEVSSWRDSSRRDEWDRGGRDMRDDRGVRDLRDRRGDDRDRRGPPIRTDREETSSWRRGDDRKEERGEERETIRRAAPAPAPTPVPAAAPAAAPPPISKDRERDAESEKGSWRTEKERESLRRTKHETDEDGWTTVRR from the exons TGTTCTCTTAAGTGCTGTAAGTGGGGAAGACACTCAAGATCGTACAGATCGGCTGCTTTTGACTCCCTGGGTTAAATTTCTATGGGAATCATACAGACAGTGTTTGGACCTTCTTCGAAACAATTCTAGAGTGGAACGCCTCTACCATGATATTGCACAGCAAG CTTTTAAGTTCTGCTTGCAGTACACTCGTAAGGCTGAGTTCCGTAAACTCTGCGATAACCTGAGGATGCATTTAGGGCAGATCCAACGCCACCATAACCAAAGTACAGCAATTAACCTCAGTAATCCTGAGAGCCAGTCTATGCACTTGGAGACAAGGCTTGTGCAGCTGGACAGTGCTATTAGCATGGAATTGTGGCAG GAAGCTTTCAAAGCAGTGGAGGATATTCATGGACTATTCTCCTTGTCTAAGAAACCACCCAAACCCCAGCTGATGGCAAATTACTATCACAAAGTTTCCACTGTCTTCTGGAAATCAGGAAATGCTCTTTTCCATGCATCCACACTTCACCGACTGTACCACCTCTCAAGAGAAATGCGAAAGAATCTCACACAAGAGGAGATGCAGAG GATGTCAACCCGAGTCCTTTTGGCTACTCTGTCAATTCCTATAACTCCTGAGCGAACTGATATTGCTCGTCTTCTGGATATGGATGGTATCATTGTTGAAAAGCAGCGACGTCTGGCCACTCTGCTGGGCCTCCAGGCCCCACCTACACGCATCAGTCTTATTAATGATATG GTGAGGTTCAATGTAGTGCAGCATGTTGTTCCAGAGGTGAAGGACCTTTACAATTGGCTTGAAGTAGATTTCCACCCACTAAAGCTATGTGATCGTGTAACCAAG GTTCTAAACTGGGTGAGAGATCAAGTTGAAAAGGAACCTGAATTGCAGCTGTATGTCCCACATCTGCAAAACAACACCATCCTTCGTCTTCTGCAGCAG GTGGCGCAGATTTATCAGACCATCGACTTTTCTCGTTTAACTACCTTGGTTCCTTTTGTTGATGCTTTCCAATTAGAACGTGCTATTGTCGATGCAGCCAGACATTGTGACTTGCAA GTTCGCCTTGATCATACTTCTCGAACgctgagctttggatcagatttAAATTATTCAACTCGGGAAGATGCCCCGCTTGGCCCTCAGCTGCAAAGTATGCCTTCTGAGCAAATTAGAAATCAGCTGACTGCTATGTCCTCTGCTCTCGCTAAGGCTCTTGAAGTCATTAAACCGCCAAACATAGTG CAAGAGAAGGAAGAACAACATCAGTTAGCTGTCACTGCTTACTTAAAAAATTCAAGGAAAGAGCATCAGCGTATCCTTGCTCGTCGTCAAACTATAGAGGAGAGAAAGGAGCGTCTTGAAAGTCTAAACATTCAGCGTGAGAAAGAAGAGTTGGAACAGCGTGAAGCTGAACTTCAAAAAGTTCGTAAAGCTGAAGAAGAGAGACTGCGCCAGGaggcaaaagagagagagaaggagcgtATTCTGCAAGAACATGagcaaataaaaaagaaaactgtTCGTGAACGCTTGGAGCAGATTAAGAAGACTGAACTGGGAGCCAAGGCATTCAAAGATATTGATATTGAG GATCTTGAAGAATTGGACCCTGACTTCATCATGGCTAAACAGGTTGAACAGCTggagaaagaaaagaaggaaCTCCAAGAACGTCTGAAGAATCAGGAAAAGAAG ATTGACTATTTTGAAAGAGCAAAGCGCTTGGAAGAAATTCCTCTGATAAAGACTGCCTATGAAGAACAAAGAATCCGAGATATGGACCTGTGGGAACAGCAAGAAGAAGAAAGG ATCAGCACAATGCAGCTGGAACGCGAAAAAGCCTTGGAGCATAAGAACAGGATGTCAAGGATGGTGGAGGATAAAGACTTATTTGTATCTAGGCTCAAGGCAGCACGACAGTCCATTTATCAG GAAAAACTCAAACAGTTCGAAGAAAGGTTAGCAGAAGAAAGACATAATCGTTTGGAGGAACGTAAGAGACAACGCAAAGAGGAGAGGCGTATTTCTTATTACagagaaaaggaggaggaagagcagagattgcaagaagaaaaaatgcttaaag AGCTCGAAGAGAAGGAACGTATTGAGCGTGAAAAACGTGAGGAGGAACAGCGTGAATACCAGGAGCGTGTCAGAAAACTAGAAGAAGTAGAGAGGAAAAAACGTCAGAGAGAGCAGGAAATTGAAGAGAGGGAGCGTCGCAGAGAGGAGGAGCGGAGGGGTCTTGATGACCCACTTTCAAGAAGG GAATCTCGTTGGGGTGATAGAGATGCTGACAACACCTGGAGACGAACAGCTGAgccagaatcagaatggagaCGAGCACCACCAGAGAG GGAATGGCGCCGTGGAGAAGGGCGTGATGATGAAAGACCTTTCCGAAGAGGAGATGATCTGCTTAGACGTGGTGGTGTTGAAGAGAAAGAGCCTTCTTCCCGGGAAGCAAATGAAGACAGAGCCCCCAAGCAGGATGTGGACCAAGACAGGGAACCCATGCGGGGCGTGGACGAGGATGGGGAACCCAGGCGGGACGAGGATAGGGAACCCAGGCGGGACGAGGATGGGGAACCCAAGCGGGATGAGGACGGGGGACCCAGGCGGGGTGTGGACGAGGATGGGGGACCTAGGCGGGGTGTAGATCAGGACAGAGGGAGTTGGCGCACTGCAGATGACGACAGGGGGCCGAGGCGGGGCCTGGATGACGACAGGGGGCCGAGGCGGGGCCTGGATGACGACAGGGGGCCCAGGCGGGGCCTGGATGACGACAGGGGGCCCAGGCGGGGCCTGGATGACGACAGGGGGCCCAGGCGGGGCCTGGATGACGACAGGGGGAGTTGGCGTACTGCAGATGAGGATAGGGGTCCCAGGCGCGGGCTGGATGAGGATAGGGGTCCCAGGCGCGGGCTGGATGAGGATAGGGGTCCCAGGCGCGGGCTGGATGAGGATAGGGGTCCCAGGCGCGGGCTGGATGAGGATAGGGGGAGTTGGCGCACTGCAGATGACGACAGGGGGCCCAG GCGGGGCCTGGATGACGACAGGGGGCCCAGGCGGGGCCTGGATGACGACAGGGGGCCCAGGCGGGGCCTGGATGACGACAGGGGGAGTTGGCGCACTGCAGATGATGACAGGGGACCTAGGCGGGGCCTGGATGATGACAGAATTTCTAGACGAGATGAGGACAGAGGCCCCTGGCGTAGTGCAGATGAGGATCGACTCTCAAGACGTGATGACGACAGGGGTCCATGGCGTGGTGGGGATGATGACAGAGGGCCCAGGCGTAGTGATGATTCAAGACCTGGTCCTTGGAGACCATTTGGTAAACCAG GCGGATGGAGAGAACGAGAGAAAGCTCGCGAAGACAGCTGGGGACCCCCGCGAGACTCCAGACCTTCGGAAGACCGTGAGTTGGATAGAGATAAAGATATTGATGAAAATGAAAAGGATCGTGAGTTTGACAAAGATCGTGACCTTGATCGGGATGATCGCTTCAGACGTCCAAG GGATGAGGCTGGCTGGAGAAGAGGACCAGCTGAGGAAGTTTCCAGCTGGAGAGATTCAAGTCGTCGAGACGAATGGGATAGAGGTGGTCGTGACATGAGAGATGACCGGGGTGTTCGTGACCTGAGAGATCGTCGTGGTGATGATAGAGATAGAAGAGGACCTCCAATCAGAACAGACCGTGAAGAAA CGAGTTCATGGCGGCGTGGTGACGACAGAAAAGAAGAACGTGGAGAAGAACGTGAAACTATCCGGCGAGCTGCTCCGGCTCCAGCTCCGactcctgttcctgctgctgctcccgctgctgctcctcctcctattTCAAAAGATAGGGAGAGGGATGCAGAGAGCGAGAAGGGGTCCTGGAGAACAGAAAAAGAACGCGAATCTCTTCGTCGCACTAAACATGAAACAGATGAAGATGGATGGACCACTGTACGACGTTAA
- the EIF3A gene encoding eukaryotic translation initiation factor 3 subunit A isoform X1: MPVYFQRPENALKRANEFLEVGKKQPALDVLYDVMKSKKHRTWQKIHEPIMLKYLELCVDLRKSHLAKEGLYQYKNICQQVNIKSLEDVVRAYLKLAEEKTEAAKEESQQMVLDIEDLDNIQTPESVLLSAVSGEDTQDRTDRLLLTPWVKFLWESYRQCLDLLRNNSRVERLYHDIAQQAFKFCLQYTRKAEFRKLCDNLRMHLGQIQRHHNQSTAINLSNPESQSMHLETRLVQLDSAISMELWQEAFKAVEDIHGLFSLSKKPPKPQLMANYYHKVSTVFWKSGNALFHASTLHRLYHLSREMRKNLTQEEMQRMSTRVLLATLSIPITPERTDIARLLDMDGIIVEKQRRLATLLGLQAPPTRISLINDMVRFNVVQHVVPEVKDLYNWLEVDFHPLKLCDRVTKVLNWVRDQVEKEPELQLYVPHLQNNTILRLLQQVAQIYQTIDFSRLTTLVPFVDAFQLERAIVDAARHCDLQVRLDHTSRTLSFGSDLNYSTREDAPLGPQLQSMPSEQIRNQLTAMSSALAKALEVIKPPNIVQEKEEQHQLAVTAYLKNSRKEHQRILARRQTIEERKERLESLNIQREKEELEQREAELQKVRKAEEERLRQEAKEREKERILQEHEQIKKKTVRERLEQIKKTELGAKAFKDIDIEDLEELDPDFIMAKQVEQLEKEKKELQERLKNQEKKIDYFERAKRLEEIPLIKTAYEEQRIRDMDLWEQQEEERISTMQLEREKALEHKNRMSRMVEDKDLFVSRLKAARQSIYQEKLKQFEERLAEERHNRLEERKRQRKEERRISYYREKEEEEQRLQEEKMLKELEEKERIEREKREEEQREYQERVRKLEEVERKKRQREQEIEERERRREEERRGLDDPLSRRESRWGDRDADNTWRRTAEPESEWRRAPPEREWRRGEGRDDERPFRRGDDLLRRGGVEEKEPSSREANEDRAPKQDVDQDREPMRGVDEDGEPRRDEDREPRRDEDGEPKRDEDGGPRRGVDEDGGPRRGVDQDRGSWRTADDDRGPRRGLDDDRGPRRGLDDDRGPRRGLDDDRGPRRGLDDDRGPRRGLDDDRGSWRTADEDRGPRRGLDEDRGPRRGLDEDRGPRRGLDEDRGPRRGLDEDRGSWRTADDDRGPRRGLDDDRGPRRGLDDDRGPRRGLDDDRGPRRGLDDDRGSWRTADDDRGPRRGLDDDRISRRDEDRGPWRSADEDRLSRRDDDRGPWRGGDDDRGPRRSDDSRPGPWRPFGKPGGWREREKAREDSWGPPRDSRPSEDRELDRDKDIDENEKDREFDKDRDLDRDDRFRRPRDEAGWRRGPAEEVSSWRDSSRRDEWDRGGRDMRDDRGVRDLRDRRGDDRDRRGPPIRTDREETSSWRRGDDRKEERGEERETIRRAAPAPAPTPVPAAAPAAAPPPISKDRERDAESEKGSWRTEKERESLRRTKHETDEDGWTTVRR; the protein is encoded by the exons TGTTCTCTTAAGTGCTGTAAGTGGGGAAGACACTCAAGATCGTACAGATCGGCTGCTTTTGACTCCCTGGGTTAAATTTCTATGGGAATCATACAGACAGTGTTTGGACCTTCTTCGAAACAATTCTAGAGTGGAACGCCTCTACCATGATATTGCACAGCAAG CTTTTAAGTTCTGCTTGCAGTACACTCGTAAGGCTGAGTTCCGTAAACTCTGCGATAACCTGAGGATGCATTTAGGGCAGATCCAACGCCACCATAACCAAAGTACAGCAATTAACCTCAGTAATCCTGAGAGCCAGTCTATGCACTTGGAGACAAGGCTTGTGCAGCTGGACAGTGCTATTAGCATGGAATTGTGGCAG GAAGCTTTCAAAGCAGTGGAGGATATTCATGGACTATTCTCCTTGTCTAAGAAACCACCCAAACCCCAGCTGATGGCAAATTACTATCACAAAGTTTCCACTGTCTTCTGGAAATCAGGAAATGCTCTTTTCCATGCATCCACACTTCACCGACTGTACCACCTCTCAAGAGAAATGCGAAAGAATCTCACACAAGAGGAGATGCAGAG GATGTCAACCCGAGTCCTTTTGGCTACTCTGTCAATTCCTATAACTCCTGAGCGAACTGATATTGCTCGTCTTCTGGATATGGATGGTATCATTGTTGAAAAGCAGCGACGTCTGGCCACTCTGCTGGGCCTCCAGGCCCCACCTACACGCATCAGTCTTATTAATGATATG GTGAGGTTCAATGTAGTGCAGCATGTTGTTCCAGAGGTGAAGGACCTTTACAATTGGCTTGAAGTAGATTTCCACCCACTAAAGCTATGTGATCGTGTAACCAAG GTTCTAAACTGGGTGAGAGATCAAGTTGAAAAGGAACCTGAATTGCAGCTGTATGTCCCACATCTGCAAAACAACACCATCCTTCGTCTTCTGCAGCAG GTGGCGCAGATTTATCAGACCATCGACTTTTCTCGTTTAACTACCTTGGTTCCTTTTGTTGATGCTTTCCAATTAGAACGTGCTATTGTCGATGCAGCCAGACATTGTGACTTGCAA GTTCGCCTTGATCATACTTCTCGAACgctgagctttggatcagatttAAATTATTCAACTCGGGAAGATGCCCCGCTTGGCCCTCAGCTGCAAAGTATGCCTTCTGAGCAAATTAGAAATCAGCTGACTGCTATGTCCTCTGCTCTCGCTAAGGCTCTTGAAGTCATTAAACCGCCAAACATAGTG CAAGAGAAGGAAGAACAACATCAGTTAGCTGTCACTGCTTACTTAAAAAATTCAAGGAAAGAGCATCAGCGTATCCTTGCTCGTCGTCAAACTATAGAGGAGAGAAAGGAGCGTCTTGAAAGTCTAAACATTCAGCGTGAGAAAGAAGAGTTGGAACAGCGTGAAGCTGAACTTCAAAAAGTTCGTAAAGCTGAAGAAGAGAGACTGCGCCAGGaggcaaaagagagagagaaggagcgtATTCTGCAAGAACATGagcaaataaaaaagaaaactgtTCGTGAACGCTTGGAGCAGATTAAGAAGACTGAACTGGGAGCCAAGGCATTCAAAGATATTGATATTGAG GATCTTGAAGAATTGGACCCTGACTTCATCATGGCTAAACAGGTTGAACAGCTggagaaagaaaagaaggaaCTCCAAGAACGTCTGAAGAATCAGGAAAAGAAG ATTGACTATTTTGAAAGAGCAAAGCGCTTGGAAGAAATTCCTCTGATAAAGACTGCCTATGAAGAACAAAGAATCCGAGATATGGACCTGTGGGAACAGCAAGAAGAAGAAAGG ATCAGCACAATGCAGCTGGAACGCGAAAAAGCCTTGGAGCATAAGAACAGGATGTCAAGGATGGTGGAGGATAAAGACTTATTTGTATCTAGGCTCAAGGCAGCACGACAGTCCATTTATCAG GAAAAACTCAAACAGTTCGAAGAAAGGTTAGCAGAAGAAAGACATAATCGTTTGGAGGAACGTAAGAGACAACGCAAAGAGGAGAGGCGTATTTCTTATTACagagaaaaggaggaggaagagcagagattgcaagaagaaaaaatgcttaaag AGCTCGAAGAGAAGGAACGTATTGAGCGTGAAAAACGTGAGGAGGAACAGCGTGAATACCAGGAGCGTGTCAGAAAACTAGAAGAAGTAGAGAGGAAAAAACGTCAGAGAGAGCAGGAAATTGAAGAGAGGGAGCGTCGCAGAGAGGAGGAGCGGAGGGGTCTTGATGACCCACTTTCAAGAAGG GAATCTCGTTGGGGTGATAGAGATGCTGACAACACCTGGAGACGAACAGCTGAgccagaatcagaatggagaCGAGCACCACCAGAGAG GGAATGGCGCCGTGGAGAAGGGCGTGATGATGAAAGACCTTTCCGAAGAGGAGATGATCTGCTTAGACGTGGTGGTGTTGAAGAGAAAGAGCCTTCTTCCCGGGAAGCAAATGAAGACAGAGCCCCCAAGCAGGATGTGGACCAAGACAGGGAACCCATGCGGGGCGTGGACGAGGATGGGGAACCCAGGCGGGACGAGGATAGGGAACCCAGGCGGGACGAGGATGGGGAACCCAAGCGGGATGAGGACGGGGGACCCAGGCGGGGTGTGGACGAGGATGGGGGACCTAGGCGGGGTGTAGATCAGGACAGAGGGAGTTGGCGCACTGCAGATGACGACAGGGGGCCGAGGCGGGGCCTGGATGACGACAGGGGGCCGAGGCGGGGCCTGGATGACGACAGGGGGCCCAGGCGGGGCCTGGATGACGACAGGGGGCCCAGGCGGGGCCTGGATGACGACAGGGGGCCCAGGCGGGGCCTGGATGACGACAGGGGGAGTTGGCGTACTGCAGATGAGGATAGGGGTCCCAGGCGCGGGCTGGATGAGGATAGGGGTCCCAGGCGCGGGCTGGATGAGGATAGGGGTCCCAGGCGCGGGCTGGATGAGGATAGGGGTCCCAGGCGCGGGCTGGATGAGGATAGGGGGAGTTGGCGCACTGCAGATGACGACAGGGGGCCCAGGCGGGGCCTGGATGACGACAGGGGGCCCAGGCGGGGCCTGGATGACGACAGGGGGCCCAGGCGGGGCCTGGATGACGACAGGGGGCCCAGGCGGGGCCTGGATGACGACAGGGGGAGTTGGCGCACTGCAGATGATGACAGGGGACCTAGGCGGGGCCTGGATGATGACAGAATTTCTAGACGAGATGAGGACAGAGGCCCCTGGCGTAGTGCAGATGAGGATCGACTCTCAAGACGTGATGACGACAGGGGTCCATGGCGTGGTGGGGATGATGACAGAGGGCCCAGGCGTAGTGATGATTCAAGACCTGGTCCTTGGAGACCATTTGGTAAACCAG GCGGATGGAGAGAACGAGAGAAAGCTCGCGAAGACAGCTGGGGACCCCCGCGAGACTCCAGACCTTCGGAAGACCGTGAGTTGGATAGAGATAAAGATATTGATGAAAATGAAAAGGATCGTGAGTTTGACAAAGATCGTGACCTTGATCGGGATGATCGCTTCAGACGTCCAAG GGATGAGGCTGGCTGGAGAAGAGGACCAGCTGAGGAAGTTTCCAGCTGGAGAGATTCAAGTCGTCGAGACGAATGGGATAGAGGTGGTCGTGACATGAGAGATGACCGGGGTGTTCGTGACCTGAGAGATCGTCGTGGTGATGATAGAGATAGAAGAGGACCTCCAATCAGAACAGACCGTGAAGAAA CGAGTTCATGGCGGCGTGGTGACGACAGAAAAGAAGAACGTGGAGAAGAACGTGAAACTATCCGGCGAGCTGCTCCGGCTCCAGCTCCGactcctgttcctgctgctgctcccgctgctgctcctcctcctattTCAAAAGATAGGGAGAGGGATGCAGAGAGCGAGAAGGGGTCCTGGAGAACAGAAAAAGAACGCGAATCTCTTCGTCGCACTAAACATGAAACAGATGAAGATGGATGGACCACTGTACGACGTTAA